In Mytilus edulis chromosome 3, xbMytEdul2.2, whole genome shotgun sequence, the genomic window ATCGTCACCTTTATCAGTGTTACCGGGCGAAAATGGTAAGTGTCATGTTAACAAAGGGAGTTTGAGGTTAAAAAAAGCACAGTAAGACGGCAACCTGACAATacaagttattttgaaaaaaatcaattttcacGTATGAATAAGGGACAAGCTGAATGCAATATGAAATGCAGCACATGAACAAAAGCAAAATTAAATTGTTTAACCTTTGATTATCCAAGAAAATTTATCAGTTTAAAGTTGTAAATTCTATTCAGATGTTGTTAATTGGAATATGTGATAAATGTCAGAAAAAATCTTATTTCACCTGCCTTCTCAATGACAAAGGGGAATTTTCTTTTAATCCTGTACAAATGGACAAACCTTGATTTATTGTATTTTGAACAAAATCTTAATACATTAGTTAATTCATTTTCAGATGATACATTCATAGGTGGTTACGGGGATAACAAAAATCTTCTTGTCTCATGTCCTGACGATTACCTGTCGGGGCGACCTCACAGTCCTTCACATGACCGTagatggaaatcagataaatattctttgtcagattttgtatttatcaaagttttaGGAAAAGGAAGCTTTGGTAAGGTAAGTACAATGATATAAGTACAAGTGACAGATTAGGAAGGTCATGGATTtggatacaaaaaaacaaattggtCAATACAACAAGGGACAAAATACTTTTTCAAGTAACTGGCCAATGTCAACTTCTCCAGCATAAATTTTGAAAGTGTGCtagttaattttaaaattcaataaaaaaagaactcgGTGCAATTTATATAGAGGTGAAATTGAAATAAACCAGTAGTATTAACATTATATTTGAAGCGGTTGATTTGTCTAATAATTGTATATGTAGggaaaatgtaaatgaaaaatcaGTGCCTTAAAAGTTGAAGTTTCTAAAAGAACAACCTTCATTGAGGTATCCCACATGTTGTGGCATAATTAATGAAAGATCTGTGTTTTAAATCAAGTAAAGTTCAACTAAATGACACCTTAACAATTGTCCGGTGTGGAATGTTGGCTGTTCTATCTGTTAATTTGATACGGTCATGTCCTTTATATAGTTTATCTTGAACTTGCAtcagatatttgccactgggtgtAAATCAAACAGCAATCAGTAAATCTTCCACATCACTAAGGATTGCTAGCTTCATCACTGTTTCTTATGATTTGTTCTGTTTTCAGGTGATGTTGGCAGAGAAGCCACTAAGGATTGTTTGCTTCATCACTGTGTCTAACGATTTATTCTGTTTTCAGGTGATGTTGGCAGAGAAGCGAGGTACAGAAGAAGTTTATGCAGTAAAAGTTTTAAAGAAAGATGTTATAATACAGGATGATGATGTCGAGTGTACAATGACAGAAAAACGCATTCTAGCTTTATCGGCGAAACATCCTTTTCTTACGGCACTTCATTCATGCTTCCAAACTAGGGTCAGTTTACAAATATTTGCTAGAATTTGTTTTACCTATGTTGCAATAGTGAAAGCAGGTCTAGTAACTCTGCCTTCTGTCTCAAAGGCTTTCATGGATAAAAGTTGTACATCCAATAAACATCAGTTTGAAACTTTGTACGAGTCGTATGTCTTATCATAAAACATTGTTAAGtgtttggttttatttattttgtttaaaattcataaatcatGAAATTGCAAAGATGTTGAAGTGGAGCGTCTATTTACTGAAGAATTGTTATTTAGATATTTGTGACCTCTTTTTCAGGATCGTTTGTTTTTTGTGATGGAATATGTAAATGGTGGTGATTTGATGTTTCAAATACAAAGATCACGCAAATTTGATGAACCTAGGGCCAGATTTTACGCAGCAGAAGTAACGCAAGCACTAATGTTCCTTCATCGAAATGGTATTATATACAGGTTAGATACATTATTACATAATTATCATTGATGAAAAAGGCACTTATTGGTTGAGTTTCCTTTGCATGTAATTGTATGTGGATAGAAAGATAGAaagtattttgttgaaatcaatTATTATGACCATATTGATTAAAATGCATGTCAGCAAAAAAGTGCCGACTATTGGACTTGTGATATCTTCGGGGAGGAAATTTCCACCACCATTTGCAGGGACCCAGTGGTTGTAAGATACCAGAAATAGAATATTATACGCCAGATGTGCtattttgtctacaaaaagactcatcagtgaggctcaaCACCCAAATGTATGACTTGGTTCATTTACAGAAAGTTGTATTGACGTTATAGAATTTGGAGAGGATCCTATGATATTAAAGAAATCACTGGATGTGCATTTATAGAATGTATTAGTTGAACAAACAATTCtttgatattatatttcaatattgtattGTGACTATTTTTCAGAGATTTAAAATTAGATAATATTCTACTAGATGCTGAGGGTCATTGTAAGATAGCAGATTTTGGAATGTGTAAAGAAGGCATGCATGAAAGTAAATTAACGCAGACGTTCTGTGGTACACCAGATTATATAGCACCTGAAGTGAGTTGACTGGTCTtgcatatataaataagaagatgtggtatgagtgccaatgagataggtcacaatttgtaaaaagtaaacaattaaaggtcaaagtatggccttcaacatgggGCCCTGACTTACAcctaacaacaagctataaaccgctttatgaatatatttttaaatacttgGTTAGTTTTTATGCAATATGTAGAAAAATATGATAGAATTGAAAGATGCAAAAGATGAAGCCAATTCTATACTGTGCAAACACCATCATACCACTAAACCTAAAAAAATCATAAACCAGATTCATTTTTATTCCTGGGGTTCCAGCTATAGTGCACTTCATGGTTATAAACACGGCCATAAATTACATAGTGGCATGTAGGCAGTTGCCTCCTATTGCGGGCTcactgacaaaaaaaatataataaatggagaaaaaaaaaacactgaaaagaaaaaaaatggttaagaTCATGCATAATTTTTATAGCACTTGTTGTTAGTTAAAACAACAAGGTGGTTAATCATAATTTCATGCAGGTGTGTTCAATATTTGGATCTGAACGGTCGGTACCCAACTTAACTCCTTTGCACATATAAAATTTTCCCACCAAATACTATTGCATCTGCATACATTGAAGTGACAATGTTGGCAATATTGAATGCATAGAAGTGATTAAAAGATGGGACTTGTCCAGTCAGAAAAAAACCACCTTAGCATTTGACAAAGCCAGAATAAAACGTCTTGGTGTATACAAACATTGTTACGTTTTAATAATTTGAACTTGATAGATAAAATTATGAGTTATTGAgtatacattttcattttaaggtTTCAAAATTGTGTCTTTGAAACGAggttaaaattaatttgatttggACAGCCAAATAAGCCGGATAAACCACAAAAATGACCAACTTCAGGGAGCTTTCATTTTAAGTCTTTGCAAAATTTTCCCTAAACTTAAgtaaaaatatcttataaagaGTCATAAAGCAGGATAAAGCGAAAACAAATTTACTCTACCGGGACACGTAATCTAACTCTGGTTTATAACTATTATAATATATTCCAGGCgcatatttattgaaatgtaacaaaaaattaacaagttGTGTTTTCTTAGAAGGTACATTGCATACAAGGAAAAGGCCTGAAAAAATATCCTTTTCTGCATGGAATTGGTCCAAATATTTTTTGCCTTGCTCCGCTCGGCACTAATAAACTGCCTCCCCTTACAGGGCAGGCAATTTACGGCCCAGATAAATGGCTAGGTTCAGCACATAGTTCTATTTCGAGCAAGACCCATCACATTAACCTCTTCTCATTCTGCTGTAGATGttatatttgtcactggacgatAAAAACCAATTACCATCTTCATCATTATTCTGCTAAATGGAAATTATTATACACTGTatattaaacttttttcaaatcctGGGGTACCAACTTTTCTTAGAGGTATTGAGGTACCATAGGTTATATAGCACAAATTTCAAATAGATTTGTATGCAGAATCTACcccaaaaaaattacaaatgaaaatttgtgTCTGAAAAAAGAAAAGACCCTGCAATTCTGTTTGTTCAAACCCTGAAATTGAAACAGATGGAACCTGTTCGGAACACTTCAACTGAGCACACCTATTCGATTATAATGTAGCATAACATCCTTATATTAAAActaacattaaaataacattGTACAGATATATCATTGTtcataataaatacaaaataaaattgaatatttgcaaaaAGTATTTTCAGCAATTCCAATGATGCacattttttgtagattttacaaGAATTAGAATATGATGCGTCAGTAGACTGGTGGGCGTTAGGTGTATTAATGTATGAAATGATGGCGGGACAGCCTCCTTTTGAGGCTGACAATGAAGAAGATTTATTTGAATCTATATTACACGATGATGTATTATATCCAGTATGGCTTAGTAGAGAAGCTGTTGCAATTTTAAAAGGGGTAGGTATTATTAGGTGTTatattaacatttttcactgGAAACAATCATGGCACTAAGGAAAACATGCATGAAGTTCCCTGGTGGTAATGGGTAGCAACCCCTAGGTATATGGGTTAGCACCTGCGGGTATATGTGTTAGCCAATTAAAATAGGAGAAATGTATTAAGCCAGGGATAAAAGTAATAATAGATTATCAATGTTATTTCAAACAATAGGTTGTTTTACAGCTACAATCACATCAAAAGGCCTGAGAGAGGAGGTAGCAGAGAAACATTAGCCTGTTTGATAAACCTTAGATAACCTGTATTCATCATACTCAGTTTCAACTGAGAAAAACCTGTATCATTCAGTAGCAGAATAACATAGATTATAggaaacatttgataaaaaagtGATAATGGGCGTTACATAACATGAATGTTAGTGGTTCTCTCCAGCTTCCTCCATAAATAAAAATCTAACCCTACTTGCCAGACAAATGCAAAGCAGGGCATATTTaaaatatctcataaacatgttattTACATCTGAACCAAATTATCCACGTTATAGCATtacgattttttttgttatttttacaatgAGTATTTTCTGTTGCAGTTCATGACGAAAAATCCAACAAAACGATTAGGCTGTGTGAAACAGCAAGGAGGAGAAAAAGCAATCTTAGTTCATCCATTCTTCCATGAGAAGATTGACTGGGAGGCTCTAGAACAAAGAAAAGTTAAACCTCCATTCAAACCaaaaattgtaagtttatttagCAAGTACATAATGTCATTAGATTTTGAATGCTTATTTTTCTGATGAATTTGAtctaccaaaaaaaaaccaaaaaactacCAAGTCTACAAAGTCTATCTCTTTGAAACCACTGATGGTAAACTCAATAAAATCAATTATTACATTGGTtacaatgaattacattgatttcccagtgaaataaaaacggataatttcacatgtgaaataaacatggttattttTTCACTCCTTTGACGTCATATAACAATAGTAGTTATCAAGACATCGATGACATCGGATCAAAACATATTGTGAATGtgtagaaaaagatatagttccttacattttctactttaattttGCGTAAAAAAAGCCATTTGTCAATGTAATAAAATGAATAACTAACCAAAGagttcaaatatcgaaaaatattcaactcttgACTGAACAACACTGATAGTCaactcatgcgctacgcgcattcgtgaattaatgtgttgtttagTCACTCGTTAAAtaattttttctatttgaattcttccattggttattctataattataaaatcaGAACTATCAAAATTGTTACTCCATAAAATTTGATGTTTCCGCAGTAAAAGGGGAGAGCCAAAGATTACAtagggaaattcaaactcataaaaatCTGGACAATgccattgaaaataaaaacatagaaaaaaaactcggaaaaagacaaacaaaagttttcaacacacaacatagaaattaaTGGCTAAGCCACATGAACCCTGCCCTTTCCATAGAAAGGTAATCCAAATAAGAAGAAGATATCACCATCGATAGGCTTCCAATCATAGCACTTGATATTGGGAGATGATTGGGAGAAATTATTTGATTGTCATGAGGTTTGAATTATTTTAGACTTCAAAGATTAATATGTGTTGCATTAAAGTGAACATTTATGGATGAAAAACTGAgtaaagtttgattttaacatattgccatattcttttaattttcagaaatcTAAAACTGATGCCAACAATTTTGACAAAGACTTTACTTCAGAAGAACCAACGTTGACCCCTGTTGATCCCTCCGTCGTCAAGGCGATTAATCAGGAAGAATTTAGTGGATTTTCTTTCATTAATCCAGACTATGGAAAGACATTACAGGCCTCTGATATCCATTAACACAGGAGGAAACAATAAATTGCCAAGTCCACGTCTTTCTGCATCTAGTCATTATTCATTGTAGTTGTCCTATTTTATGACATCACTTCAGCATCCGTCAACTGTCAGCACcatctctttttaaaaaaattcaatccTAATGGATTTGTCCTgcatatgaatgaaatatttggctttaGACATTAAGgaaacaataatcaatcaatcaaatcagatcacagttttaaaagtatttatattacatttttgtctttaatatttttgaattgaTAGACATGTGATtctcaaaaaacaaaaatattataaattagaaaTTCCTAATCACTTacactttaatatatatttattcgaaTCGAGAGGTGAGCAGTacatgtcatttttataattcttgttttttatgatttattgtttttatgcaTATTAGAAGCCGTTTCTTTAATTGATATTGAACAATTTTTATGGCTATTCTCATTGACAGTTAAATGAttgtaattaaaatttttaatttatttattaaattacgACAATGTTACAGACTCCTAAAATCATGTGACTTATCTTACAGCAGGGTATACAGATTCAGCCATTAAAGTTTCTTGCTTACCTGGACAACAGGTGCAAGTGATCTAATAGCATTACTTGGCAAAAGACAAATCTTCATCTGAAACAGACAACAGACCTAATTAGGCTGCAATCACGTTTAAtatgattaattttgaaataaaagctTGATGTATTTGAAAGAAACAAACTTGATGATATAACTCTGGTCTTCATATTGTATAGTTTGAGTTAATCTGTGTGGTGAATTTGTATTTTTCAATTCATTACAATTCTTCACTGTTTGGTTCAACTTCAACTTTTTTTTTGCCCTAGCAACTGGTTTTGCATTAAGGTCTAATTTCaaaaaaacttgtattttttCATTGGTATTTTTCAGTATCCAAGTATTGATATTGTACAACACATCTATGTTTTAGGTCACTGTGACCTAATATCACACTTGAAAAATTAGTGATAAGTGTACAAATGAATTAATTTCTTGTAAACTTGATGTTATATTTACTATTGTTTTTTACCACTGTAATCCTTCTATATACCTTAGGTAATTTGTACAACAcgataaaaatttaaatcatattgAAAAGGAATTGAAGTTCAGTTTTTTAGTTGATGTCAGATATTACCACAACTTAGTCGAAACttaattttcttttgttcaaaTAATACAAGTGATCAATTTTTACTGATTTCAGCCTTTGCTGATGCAACAGTTTAGTTCAGATAGATTTTTATTATTCCGTCAGATGTCTTTACCCTTATTTTAGATTACGTCATGATATCAGAAGTGTAAATGACAGTTTAGCAATTGATGTGCAATAACTACCGGTTTCTTTATTCCAAAATTGGCACAGATCCAAATGAAGTTGTATACCCATGTGGTTGATAGGTCATAATGAATAAATTATGTGTTCACTTCAAGTTCAGCATCTTAAACTACAGATTGATAACATTTAAATCTTtgaatataatattataatttatttggaaaaatatTTTGCAGATCTGATAAATATGTGCATTCATTTTTTGATCCAtgactgttttgttttttgtacttTAAATTAAACTATTCTTAgttgtaaaaaatgaaattttatgttttctgaAATATGCATAGATTGGTCAAGAATTGTAATAACAGACTTTCATGGAACAAGCATTCTTCATGTAGCAATATACAGTGGTTGACCATGCCATGTGACTATAGTCAGTTTCATGGTTTAAGTCATGTGAATATAGTCTGTTTCTTTGAATGTATGATCAAATGTTTACCGATGTGTTGATTTTAATAGAGTATTTGTAAAAATCTGATGTTTTCAATGAATGAGGGTGTGAATTGGGAATTCATGTGTTTATCTAAGTGATTGAATGCCTCAGTTTTATCTCATTTTGTTATCAGCTTTAAGTCATCATTGAATGATTATAAGATTATTTCATATGGTTCTATAGTCTATATCATTGAATGAAATATTGACTGAAATTTATTGTCTGTTTCACAGAGTAAATGAGTAAATGAAACGATTGTATGTTTTGACTGTTAGTTTTGCTATTGTATTGTATACTTGGATGGTTGTTATAATGATATTAAGTAATGAATACATGTACGAAAACCTTTATAAAATTCATACTTGTAGTTCAAATGCTTAGCTTGGAATTTCATCAGTTCCTAAGAACCAAGTTAGTTGAAGTTGTGCACATTCCATGGAAAGACTATTAAATTTGTACTGGTTTGTGAATCAAAGCCAATGGCAAAATGATACATCTTTATGCAGGCCAAAATAAAACTACACAAGTCTGtaatatttcattttactttttggattaacaaaatatcattctgtttaaaacattttggCTTTTTTATTTGGATCTTACCAAATTATTTGATAACACTGAACATTTAAAAGATCTGTTGCTCCCATATTGCTGTAACGAAATATTCTTACAGATAAATGTataatactgaatgtattttaACAAATGATcataatttattacatttttaattacaaTTCTTGCATGTGTTAGTTTCTGATTACTGTAACATGCCACTGTATTGTACAGGTTTTTATCAGACCTCACCCGTTAAACTGATCTTAATCCAAAGCATTACtggaaaaattgttaaaatcgtACATCAACATTTTCTAATTGACTCTCAAAATGAAACATTAAGTTGCACATGTATGTGATGGTGCTTGAAATATAGATCTGATCATGTTAAACTACTAGGGCAATCTAAATGGCAAACacattacagctaatttcctaatgcttgtagagtaaaactttggttggcttgcttgttttgtttgtataattgtttattaaaGATTTGTAATTAAGATTTACATCTCCAAACAATATATATGACATAGTTAAagctgtatatatcatatttaaattcCATTGGACATTTTCCcaatacaattgtacaatatacaaacaaagcaagccaGCTAACCAAATTCTTCATTTACATAAaataggaaattagctgtaaatatTCTGAAATAATAGCATTTAAAGATAGATTTATACAGTCAAGCATTAGAAATGATATTATAAACATTATTGAAGTCACAATTCTGATATTAATGTCAAAGATCATCAAAATCTCATTTTTATGACGGTCAAGTTTTCCGGTCAAGTTTTGAGGAAAAGTTTAACAGTTTTCCTTTAtcagtttgataaaaaaaacttcactGTATTTCTTCAAATGTCAGTATTTGTTCACAGAATTTTATGTTTCAAAGAGGCATTATTTGATTTCAACACTGAAACATGAACTCATTCCATTGGCTTAATAATGTGTATGATTTGTACTAAGGGAAGTAActgttcaaagggagataactgaatGAGAATTTTCTAAAAATGGgaaaaatatgtctttttttttaaatagtgatTTGTACatagttttattaatatattcATGGAATAAATGTGGAATGtatgtttgaataaatgtgtttaataaaTGGTTGATATTTGTATGACCAGAATGAAAATTCATCTGTATGTAAGAATCTGTAGTTAAGTTTTGTAAGATGCCGACTCATTCATTTTATCATTCTTTACTATTAAAAGGTGCATGTCAAAATTTCTTAAAGAATTAATGTATAATACcatctatacatgtataacacttGTTATTCTGTAAAAACAAAGTGTACATGTAACATAATGATACATGTGTTTCTAGTCAGTACATGTGTAACACTTACATTTTTCAATCAAATGTACACATGTAAAACTGTCAAGACTAAATCTTAAACAAAATTcactcataattttttttaatatacatgttcAAAATGTACACACATGCCTGAAACAGCTGTTTAAATTTCTAATGGCTGGTGTTCAGAATTGATCAAAACCAcgatatttgtacttttgttcaACACTTAATTTAATGGTTCACTAATACTAGGAAATATTTATTACTTtcttttaaatagaataaaattttGCTGTTTACGTTAATATtccaatatatgtacatttatgTTGATACACAAAAAAGTTAATACTTATTCAAAACTGATAGTAGGTATAAAGGTGTTTATTTATGAAGAGTAGGGTTAAGAAAATATTGAAGTCGTGCACAGTTGTGTTAACACATGCATGACATGTTCAGTAAGGGAAATACATGCACATGTTGGCTGTGTTAACACATGTACTGTTTAGTATACATCTTATTGGCAGTGTCAACAGGGTACTGTTAGTAAACAACTGTATCATATTGGCCATGTTCACACATGTTATAGGGTATTGTTAGTTAACAACTGTATCATATTGGCCATGTTCTCACATGTTATAGATGGTATAAGCATTTGGTTGATACTAGTCATTTAAACTATTCTTAAAATTTTGTTGCTTCCATTATAAATGTTCACACACAAGGTTTAATTTATTGTCACTTTTTCCTTTATTGTCATTTTAGATTTATCCTGAATCAGAATGATATAAAATTAGTAGAACATTTGACACAATATCATTAGATGCTGACTGTAAACATATATCACAAAAATTGAATTCAGCTTCTTTAGTCTAAAAAAATTATTGAGAGTCTTGATCAAATTTAAGGGGgtataactctttaaatcaattatgcgtttgtaaaagtcaagttttgtcaatgaattttaaacatttacctgaaacagattggaaatcaTCTATGTATCCTAGATacttagaacatatttatgaaaatggctgacacaaacgcactgatgattttaagagttatttcccttaacctaggtctacctccttaatacTTGTTTGATGTCAAAATCAGAAACACACaatttttggatatttttaaatgatttaagaaTATTTTGTGTACTGTTAGTTTCTCAGACAAGAAACAAGATGATATTTCATAACTTGTAAATGTTTACAACAATCTGAAGGACAGTTGTCATGTCAAATGATTTACAATATCTGGTTTATAATGCAGAATCCGTCTAGGCTCTGAAGATCTAGTCATCTTTGCTTGTGCAAACTTTTGTGGATATCTAAAGTCATTTTTTTATAGGTacatatttttacaaatgcaTTTAAGTGCTAAGAATTTAAAGATATTATAACATTGTATATAGTAAAATTAACAATTTgggaaatatttaattttgaatcctaAATAGTAGCTATGAATAACAAAAATcaggtttaaaaaaattaataaaatcttcAACCTTATTCAAACTAACAACAAATATCATTTGTTATTACGACTTAGTTGTGACGATTTATTCCAATTTATCAATGCAATAACAGACATGATCTATCATTTTTCTGTGATTTTataattttggcatttttttttttacagcaacaTTACTGAAACTATTGCTTCTAATATGATGTtcattttacaaataattttaatttaaaaaatcattatcTTTACAGCTTCAATCTTGTGCAATATTACCATGTACTACAAACATTTTGTACAACTGTGTATAGTTAGTCTAGCTAGTATTGggcaaaaatgtttttattttagattttcagtcctgtttcatagatttttaaaacttctttttcttttgtaaaaagaAGTAGTTGAACATAATATAAGATTTTGTATGAAGAATGT contains:
- the LOC139515585 gene encoding calcium-independent protein kinase C-like isoform X2; its protein translation is MASFTGSMKLKICEAVDLRPTDCATRLQMSVAKAVQLIDPYISIDLDDIHIYRTSTKPKTLKPVWNEDFHLEVHNGQTIGLTVFHDAAIPPDEFVANCFLSFDDIKDQKTRDMWIDLEPTGKIHIIIQLYNAESTEASFSEPPKERVFKEKEGLLNRRRGAMRRRVHQINGHKFMSTLFRQPTFCSLCRDFIWGLWKQGYQCQVCTCVVHKRCHSQVVTKCPGSKQVQNDEVVSGQRFSINVPHRFNIHNYKRPTFCDHCGSLLYGLIRQGLQCEVCKVNCHKRCKKNIANTCGINTREMSVRLKDLGIISDINSRKKNQVILKTVKELTSSMAVKHSYSDSPSKSLPDNRSSSPLSVLPGENDDTFIGGYGDNKNLLVSCPDDYLSGRPHSPSHDRRWKSDKYSLSDFVFIKVLGKGSFGKVMLAEKRGTEEVYAVKVLKKDVIIQDDDVECTMTEKRILALSAKHPFLTALHSCFQTRDRLFFVMEYVNGGDLMFQIQRSRKFDEPRARFYAAEVTQALMFLHRNGIIYRDLKLDNILLDAEGHCKIADFGMCKEGMHESKLTQTFCGTPDYIAPEILQELEYDASVDWWALGVLMYEMMAGQPPFEADNEEDLFESILHDDVLYPVWLSREAVAILKGFMTKNPTKRLGCVKQQGGEKAILVHPFFHEKIDWEALEQRKVKPPFKPKIKSKTDANNFDKDFTSEEPTLTPVDPSVVKAINQEEFSGFSFINPDYGKTLQASDIH
- the LOC139515585 gene encoding calcium-independent protein kinase C-like isoform X4, whose product is MASFTGSMKLKICEAVDLRPTDCATRLQMSVAKAVQLIDPYISIDLDDIHIYRTSTKPKTLKPVWNEDFHLEVHNGQTIGLTVFHDAAIPPDEFVANCFLSFDDIKDQKTRDMWIDLEPTGKIHIIIQLYNAESTEEPPKERVFKEKEGLLNRRRGAMRRRVHQINGHKFMSTLFRQPTFCSLCRDFIWGLWKQGYQCQVCTCVVHKRCHSQVVTKCPGSKQVQNDEVVSGQRFSINVPHRFNIHNYKRPTFCDHCGSLLYGLIRQGLQCEVCKVNCHKRCKKNIANTCGINTREMSVRLKDLGIISDINSRKKNQVILKTVKELTSSMAVKHSYSDSPSKSLPDNRSSSPLSVLPGENDDTFIGGYGDNKNLLVSCPDDYLSGRPHSPSHDRRWKSDKYSLSDFVFIKVLGKGSFGKVMLAEKRGTEEVYAVKVLKKDVIIQDDDVECTMTEKRILALSAKHPFLTALHSCFQTRDRLFFVMEYVNGGDLMFQIQRSRKFDEPRARFYAAEVTQALMFLHRNGIIYRDLKLDNILLDAEGHCKIADFGMCKEGMHESKLTQTFCGTPDYIAPEILQELEYDASVDWWALGVLMYEMMAGQPPFEADNEEDLFESILHDDVLYPVWLSREAVAILKGFMTKNPTKRLGCVKQQGGEKAILVHPFFHEKIDWEALEQRKVKPPFKPKIKSKTDANNFDKDFTSEEPTLTPVDPSVVKAINQEEFSGFSFINPDYGKTLQASDIH
- the LOC139515585 gene encoding calcium-independent protein kinase C-like isoform X8, which codes for MASFTGSMKLKICEAVDLRPTDCATRLQMSVAKAVQLIDPYISIDLDDIHIYRTSTKPKTLKPVWNEDFHLEVHNGQTIGLTVFHDAAIPPDEFVANCFLSFDDIKDQKTRDMWIDLEPTGKIHIIIQLYNAESTEEPPKERVFKEKEGLLNRRRGAMRRRVHQINGHKFMSTLFRQPTFCSLCRDFIWGLWKQGYQCQVCTCVVHKRCHSQVVTKCPGSKQVQNDEVVSGQRFSINVPHRFNIHNYKRPTFCDHCGSLLYGLIRQGLQCEVCKVNCHKRCKKNIANTCGINTREMSVRLKDLGIISDINSRKKHSYSDSPSKSLPDNRSSSPLSVLPGENDDTFIGGYGDNKNLLVSCPDDYLSGRPHSPSHDRRWKSDKYSLSDFVFIKVLGKGSFGKVMLAEKRGTEEVYAVKVLKKDVIIQDDDVECTMTEKRILALSAKHPFLTALHSCFQTRDRLFFVMEYVNGGDLMFQIQRSRKFDEPRARFYAAEVTQALMFLHRNGIIYRDLKLDNILLDAEGHCKIADFGMCKEGMHESKLTQTFCGTPDYIAPEILQELEYDASVDWWALGVLMYEMMAGQPPFEADNEEDLFESILHDDVLYPVWLSREAVAILKGFMTKNPTKRLGCVKQQGGEKAILVHPFFHEKIDWEALEQRKVKPPFKPKIKSKTDANNFDKDFTSEEPTLTPVDPSVVKAINQEEFSGFSFINPDYGKTLQASDIH
- the LOC139515585 gene encoding calcium-independent protein kinase C-like isoform X6, producing MASFTGSMKLKICEAVDLRPTDCATRLQMSVAKAVQLIDPYISIDLDDIHIYRTSTKPKTLKPVWNEDFHLEVHNGQTIGLTVFHDAAIPPDEFVANCFLSFDDIKDQKTRDMWIDLEPTGKIHIIIQLYNAESTEASFSEPPKERVFKEKEGLLNRRRGAMRRRVHQINGHKFMSTLFRQPTFCSLCRDFIWGLWKQGYQCQVCTCVVHKRCHSQVVTKCPGSKQVQNDEVVSGQRFSINVPHRFNIHNYKRPTFCDHCGSLLYGLIRQGLQCEVCKVNCHKRCKKNIANTCGINTREMSVRLKDLGIISDINSRKKHSYSDSPSKSLPDNRSSSPLSVLPGENDDTFIGGYGDNKNLLVSCPDDYLSGRPHSPSHDRRWKSDKYSLSDFVFIKVLGKGSFGKVMLAEKRGTEEVYAVKVLKKDVIIQDDDVECTMTEKRILALSAKHPFLTALHSCFQTRDRLFFVMEYVNGGDLMFQIQRSRKFDEPRARFYAAEVTQALMFLHRNGIIYRDLKLDNILLDAEGHCKIADFGMCKEGMHESKLTQTFCGTPDYIAPEILQELEYDASVDWWALGVLMYEMMAGQPPFEADNEEDLFESILHDDVLYPVWLSREAVAILKGFMTKNPTKRLGCVKQQGGEKAILVHPFFHEKIDWEALEQRKVKPPFKPKIKSKTDANNFDKDFTSEEPTLTPVDPSVVKAINQEEFSGFSFINPDYGKTLQASDIH